TTGGTGGAGGTTCCAGGCGGCGTCGACCTTGGGTTGGAGGACGGTGGTGAGTTGTTCGGGGGTGAGGGAGGTGAGTGTGGCGTCGTCCAGTACTCCGGCGGTGTGGATGACGGCGGTCAGCGGGTGCTGGTCCGGGATCGACGCGACGAGGGCGGCGAGGGCGTCGCGGTCGGCGGCGTCGCAGGCGGCGAGGGTGACGTGGGCGCCGTGGGCGAGCAGTTCGGCTTCCAGCTCGCGGGCGCCGGGTGCGTCCGGTCCGCGTCGACTGGTCAGCAACAGGTGACGAACACCGTGCTCCGTCACCAGGTGGCGGGCGGCGAGGCCGCCGAGGGTGCCGGTGCCGCCCGTGATCAGTACGGTGCCGTCCGGGCTCAGCGCGGCCGGGGTGGCAGCAGCATCAGAGGGCGTGTCGGACGTGGTGGACGCGTCGGACGTGGCAGAGGTCGCGGACGGCGCCGGCGTCGAGGCCGGGAGAGCGACGCGCACCAAACGTGGAACGTAGGCGCTTCCCGCGCGCAGCGCGAGCTGCGGCTCGCCCGTGGCGACGGCGTCCGCCAGGGCCTCGCGCGAGGCGTCCGTGCCGTCGGTGTCCACGAGTTGGATGCGCCCGGGGTTCTCGGCCTGCGCGCTGCGGACCAGCCCCCACAGCGCGGCGGCCGACGGGTCCACCATCGGCTGGTCCGGCGTGGTCGCGACCGCACGCCGGGTCAGCAACACCAGCCGGGCCTCGGAAGCGGACGAGGAAACAGGCTGGGCAACGGACTCGGACTCGGAAGCGGACTCGGAAGCCGACCCGGGCGCGGCCTCGTTCTCCAGCGCCAGCCAGTCCTGGAGCAGCGCGAGCGCGTGCCGCGTCAGGGTGTGCGCCGCGCGGGCGGCGTCGCCGTCACCGGGTGAGTCCGCAGTCGCCGCCCCCTCGTTCGGGAACGAGGAGCACGGCACGAGCACCGTTCCGTACACGGCACCGCGCTCCACCATTGCGGCGCGCAGCTCCGCGAGGTCGGCATAGACGGCCGTCCCGCCGCCGTCCTCCTCACCGACGGCCTGACGGGACGCGGAGGCCGGGTGGGAAGAGGCCGGGTGCGAAGCGGAGGCGGAAGCCGCGCGGGACGTGGACGTGGTGAGCCTGTCGCCGCCACCGATCAGGGCCCAGTCGCTACCGATCACCGCCCAGTCGTCACCGATCACGGCCCGGTCGTCACCGATCACCGCCCGGTAGTCACCTCCGGCCGTGGGAGAGACGCCGCCGTGGCCGGGGGCCGTCATCGGCGCCCATTCGAGCCGGTAGCCCGCGCTGCGACGTCCGCGCCCGGAGCCCACGAGCTGCTCGACGCTGACCGGCCGCGTCACCAGCGCCTCGACGGAGGCCACGGGCGCACCCGCAGCGCCGCCCTCCCCGCCGTCCTCCGTAACGCCGCCGCTCGCGAGGTCGAGCGTCAGAGTGCCGGCAGAGGGGCGGGTCATCCGCAGCCGCAACGTCTCGGCGCCCGAGGCATGCAGCGTCACGCCGCGCCACTCGTACGGAAGCCGCAGCGCGTCGGCCTCCGCGTCCGACGCGCGACCGCCACCGGAGGTGCCCTCCGGGTCTCCGTCCGAGGTGCCCTCCCGGCCGGCCCCGGCGAGCGCTCCGGGGTGGAGGGCCGCGTCGAAGAGCGCCGGATGCAGAAGGAACCCGTCGCGATCCGCTTCCGCGCCCTCCGGTAGGCGGACGTCGGCGTACACGGTTCCGTCCGCCGCCCGCCAGGCCGTGCTCAGGCCCTGGAAGAGAGGACCGTAGGCATAGCCCAGGTCGGTGAGATGCGCGTACAGCTCGTCGACGTCGTACTCCTCGGCCTGCGGCGGAGGCCACACCCGCGCCCAGGACGCCGTACCCTCCAGCGCGCTCGACTCCGCCGGAGTGAGACGGCCCGTGGCGTGGGAGGTCCAACCGTCCCCGTCGGGCGCGTCCTCGTCCGCGCGCTCAGCCCGCGAACGGAAGTGAACCGCCCGGCCGCCCGCCTCATCCGGCGCCCCCACAGTGAGCTGGAGTTGCGTGCTACCGAGCGGCGGCAGGACGAGTGGCGCGTCCAGGGTCAGTTCCTCGACGCGCGCGCACCCCAACTCGCCGCCCGCGTGCAGCGCCAGCTCCACGAAGGCCGTGCCGGGCAGCAGCACCGTGCCCCCGCGCTCGCCGCCGACGGCGTGCTCCGCCAGCCAGGGATGCGTACGGAGAGACAGCCCCCCGGTGAAGAGGTGACTCCCGTCCGGCAACTCCGTCACGGCCCCCAGCAGCGCGTGACCGGTCGCACCGAGCCCCAGCGCCGAGGTGTCACTCGCCGCCGACGGCTCCGCGATCCAGAACCGTTGCGGCTGGAAGGGGTAGGTGGGGAGGTCGAGGTGGGGGTGGTTTGTGGTGTCTTGGGTGGTGGTCCAGGTGGTGGGGGTGTGTCCGTGGGTGTGGGCTTGGGTGAGGGTGGTGAGCAGGCGGGTGGGTGTGGCGTCGTTGCGTCGGAGTGTGCCGAGGACGGTGGTGTGGGGGTTGGTGTCTTGGATGGGGGTGGTGAGGACGGGGTGGGGGCTGGTTTCGATGTAGGTGTGGTGGCCGTCCTCGTTGAGGAGGCGGAGGGTTTGTTCGAGGAGGACGGGGTGGCGGAGGTTGCGGTACCAGTAGTCGGCGGTCAGTTGGGTGGTGTCGAGTCGGGTGCCGGTGAGGGTGGAGTAGAAGGGGATCTCGGCAGGACTGGGTGTGATCCCTTCCAGGAGTTGGGTGATGTGGTTGAGGTTTTCGATGTGGGGGGAGTGGCTGGCGTAGTCGACGTCGATGGTGCGGGCGCGGATGCCCTCGTTTTTGCAGGCGGCGACCATCTCCGTCAGTGCACCGGCGTCGCCTGAAATCACGGTGCTTTCGGGCCCGTTGTGCGCGGCGACATGCAGCCCTGGGTAGTCCGCCACCCGGGCGCTGGTCTCTTCCGCGCTCAGGGGAATCGAGGCCATGCCGCCGCTTCCCGTGAGGGTGACCAGGGCCTGACTGCGCAGGCACACGATCCGCGCGGCGTCATCCAGGCTGAGCGCTCCGGCGATGTGCGCGGCGGCGATCTCGCCCTGTGAGTGTCCGATGACCGCGTCGGCCCGAATGCCGTGGGATTCCCACACCCGCGCCAGCGAGACCATGAGCGCGAACAACGCGGGCTGGACCACATCCACCCGCTCGAACCCCGGTGCCCCGGCCCGCTCGTGCAGGACGTCGAACAGGTCCCAGTCCACGTACGCGCTCAAGGCATCCGCGCACTGCCGCAAACTCGCGGCGAAGACCGGCGAGGAATCCAGCAGACCAACGCCCATCCCGGCCCATTGCGAGCCCTGACCGGGAAAGACGAACACCGTCTTGCCCGGGTCGGGCGAGGCAGCCCCTTCCACCAGTCCCGCGACCGACTCTCCTCGCGCCAACGCATCGAGCGCGGCGAGCAGTTCCTCTCGTCCCTGGCTCACCACCCCCGCTCGGTAGGCGTGGTGGGTACGCGTGCTCGCCAACGCCCGCGCGGCCCCGGCGAGGTCCAGTTCGGGCCGCTCCTTCACGAAGGCGCTCAGCCGTACTGCCTGCTCCCGCAGCGCGCTCTCGCTCTTGCCCGACAACAGCCAGGGAACACCGGACTCCGCACCGGCCGGGCCTTCCTCCGTACCGGCCGCGTCGTCCTCCGCTGACGCATCGTCGTCCGCTGTCGCAGCGGCATCGCCCGGATCGCCCGGCACCGCCTCCAGGATCACGTGTGCGTTCGTCCCGCTGATCCCGAAGGCGGAGACGGCGCCGCGCCGGGGGCGGTCGCTCTCGGGCCAGGGCCGGGACTCGGTCAGCAGGGCGAGGGCGCCGCTGGACCAGTCCACATGCTGTGACGGCTCGTCCACGTGCAGCGTGGACGGCAGAACGCCGTGGCGCAGCGCGAGGACCATCTTGATGACGCCCGCGACACCGGCCGCGACCTGGGTGTGGCCGATGTTCGACTTGAGCGAGCCCAGCCACAGCGGGCGCTCGGCGGGCCGGTTGCGGCCGTAGGTGGCGAGTAGCGCCTGGGCCTCGATGGGGTCGCCGAGGCTGGTGCCGGTGCCGTGGGCCTCGACGGCGTCGATGCCGCTCTCGGGCAGCTCCGCGTTGGCGAGGGCGGCCCGGATGACGCGCTGCTGTGAGGGCCCGTTGGGCGCGGTGAGTCCGTTGCTGGCGCCGTCCTGGTTGACGGCCGAGCCGCGGATGACGGCCAGGACGCGGTGGCCCAGGCGGCGTGCGTCGGACAGGCGTTCAAGGACGAGCATGCCGACGCCCTCGCCCCAGGCCGTGCCGTCGGCGGACGCGGCGAAGGGCTTGCAGCGGCCGTCCGGCGCGAGGCCGCGCTGCCGGCTGAACTCCACGAAGACACCCGCGTGCGGCATGACCGTCGCGCCGCCCGCCAGCGCGGTGGCGCACTCGCCGCTACGCAGCGCCTGCACGGCCATGTGCACGGTGACCAGCGACGACGAGCAGGCCGTGTCCACGGTGACGGCCGGGCCCTCGAAGCCGAAGGTGTAGGCGATACGGCCGGAGGCGACGCTGCTGAGGTTGCCGGTCAGCAGATAGCCGTCCGTGGACTCGGGGCCGCCGCGCCGCAGCGACGCGTACTCCACGGCCGCCGCGCCCGTGAAGACGCCGGTGCTGCTGCCGTGCAGGTCGCCGGGGACGATGCCCGCGTGCTCCAGCGCCTGCCAGGAAGTCTCCAGCAGCAGCCGCTGCTGCGGGTCCATGGCTCGCGCCTCGCGGGGGCTGATGCCGAAGAAGTCGGCGTCGAACTCGTCGGCGTCGTGGAGGAAGTGCCCGCGTACCGCGTAGGTCTTGCCGTGCGCGTCCGGATCCGGGTCGTAGAGCCCCTCAACGTCCCAGCCCCGGTTTCCGGGGAAGGGGGAGTCCGTCGTACGGGACTCGGAGAGCAGGCGCCACAGATCGTCGGGCGAGCGCACGTCACCGGGGAAGCGGCAGCCCATTCCGACAATGGCGATCGGCTCGTGGCTCTTGGCCTCGAACTCGCCGATGCGCTTTTGGGCTTGGTGCAGGTCGGAGGTGACCCTCTTCAGGTATCCGCGGAGCTTGTCCTCGTTCATCGTCTGCCGTCGACCTCGGAATCCGTCGTCAGTAAGTCGTGGAGTGTCGTGGAGTACGGAAGTGAAGGTGGAACGTCACCAGGTGACCGGCAGCCGGTCCACACCGTGGATGGTGAAGCCCTCGCGGGTGCCGAACTCCGCTTCCTTGCCCGCCAGTTGGAGCCTGGGGAAGGCGCGGAAGAGCGCGGGTATGGCGATCTTCATCTCGGATCGCGCGAGGTTGTGGCCGATGCACTGGTGCAGGCCGTGCCCGAAGGCGATGTGGCTGTTGACGGGGCCTTCGGTGCGGAACGTCTCGGGGTCGTCGAACTGTTCGGGGTCGCGGTTGGCGGCCGAGAGGGAGACCGTGACGGTCTCGCCCGCGCTGATGCGCACCCCGCCCAGCTCCAGGTCCTCGGTCGCGGCCCGGCTCACGAACTGGGTCACCGACAGATGGCGCAGCAGCTCGTTGACCATGTCGTCGGACAGCTCCGCCCCCCGGGTGTCGTACGGGTCCGACAGGCCCAGGACCGCCACGCGCAGCGCCTCGTCGCTCAGCAGCAGGTAGATGGCCATCGCGATCATGTTGGCGGTGGTCTCGTGCCCGGCGATCAGCATCATCATCGCCAGTCCCGCCAGCTCCTCGTCGTTGAGGTCACCGTCGGTGATCAGCACGCTCAGCAGGTCGTCGGAGGGGCTGGCCCGGCGCAGGCGCACCAGGTCCGTCATGCGCGCGTTGGTGGCGCCGACGGCGGCGGCAGCGTCGACGGAGGGGCTGCCCCGGTCGAGGGTGGTGGCGCGCAGCCGCTGGATCTCGTCGGTGATCTCGTCGGTGGAGCCGAGCAGTTCGGAGATGACCTGCACGGGAATCGGCATCGCGAACTCGGCCATCAGATCGGCGGGAGAGCCGGCGCCTTCCAGGGCCTCCAGGGCCGAGATTCTCTCGGCCGTCGCCTGTTCGATGGCCGGCTCCAGCTTGCGCACGCGGCGCACCGTGAAGTGGCGGTTGAGCGGACCCCGGTAGCGGGTGTGCTCGGGGGCGTCCATGCCGATGAAGACGCCGGGCGGCGCCGCCGCCGGGGTGAGCGGCATCGGGATGGGGGAGGCCCGCAGTTCGTGGCGGGCACTGAGGGCCGGGTGGGTGAGGGCGTCGCGGGAGAGCGCGTAGCCGGTCACGAGCCAGCCGTCGCTTCCGCCGGGGTAGGCCATGCGGACGATCGGACGTTCGGCGCGCAGCGCGGCGAAGGCGGA
This sequence is a window from Streptomyces sp. NBC_01775. Protein-coding genes within it:
- a CDS encoding cytochrome P450; its protein translation is MTSTPHSVDGFPTARRCPFDPPSAFAALRAERPIVRMAYPGGSDGWLVTGYALSRDALTHPALSARHELRASPIPMPLTPAAAPPGVFIGMDAPEHTRYRGPLNRHFTVRRVRKLEPAIEQATAERISALEALEGAGSPADLMAEFAMPIPVQVISELLGSTDEITDEIQRLRATTLDRGSPSVDAAAAVGATNARMTDLVRLRRASPSDDLLSVLITDGDLNDEELAGLAMMMLIAGHETTANMIAMAIYLLLSDEALRVAVLGLSDPYDTRGAELSDDMVNELLRHLSVTQFVSRAATEDLELGGVRISAGETVTVSLSAANRDPEQFDDPETFRTEGPVNSHIAFGHGLHQCIGHNLARSEMKIAIPALFRAFPRLQLAGKEAEFGTREGFTIHGVDRLPVTW